The proteins below are encoded in one region of Sminthopsis crassicaudata isolate SCR6 chromosome 1, ASM4859323v1, whole genome shotgun sequence:
- the LOC141562588 gene encoding growth/differentiation factor 15-like: protein MLRLSLRPRGLLSLLLLLPLLLLPPPSGAAEPGDREGSEQLEAVRSAILSRLRLSAPPDVRPQLLSSAEVRRLQRRYEEALSQLRTNQSLEAASSGRSSSSPRVPKVRILMPKLELNRYAPDVRIHLLLHREALIEGEPGEPRVLCAQLRLFLQPPSPLTQKERATSRLDAAPPSLMLDLTRPLQRWLRRRPAPAPLLRLPLALPPNVSRELLRQSPGPRASLRVELQELPRRAARRTRAPGPDKACGEGGENRCCLRSQRVSFKEIGWDSWVLAPREFEMRFCEGSCPQGYRPASMHAQLKARLHRVSPASVGPPCCVPSAYEPMLLMHYGSDGLIAFTPYEDLLPTDCHCA, encoded by the exons ATGCTCAGGCTCTCTCTGCGCCCCCGCGGGCTGCTGTCGCTGCTTCTGCTGCtcccgctgctgctgctgccgcctcCGTCCGGGGCAGCTGAGCCCGGGGACCGGGAGGGCAGCGAGCAGTTAGAAGCCGTCCGCAGCGCCATCCTGAGCCGGCTCCGGCTCTCCGCGCCCCCGGACGTGCGCCCGCAGCTTCTCAGCTCCGCGGAGGTCCGGAGGCTGCAGCGCCGATATGAGGAGGCACTGAGCCAGCTGCGGACGAACCAGAGCCTGGAGGCTGCAAGCTCGGGCCGGAGCTCGAGTTCCCCTAGAGTCCCCAAGGTCCGGATCCTGATGCCTAAAT TGGAGCTCAACCGGTACGCCCCCGACGTGCGCATCCACCTGCTCCTCCACCGCGAGGCTCTGATTGAGGGGGAGCCGGGGGAGCCGCGGGTGCTATGTGCCCAGCTGCGCCTGTTTCTGCAGCCACCCTCCCCGCTGACCCAGAAGGAGCGGGCCACCTCGCGGTTGGATGCTGCGCCCCCGAGCCTGATGCTTGACCTGACGCGGCCCCTGCAGCGCTGGCTCCGGCGCCGTCCGGCTCCGGCGCCCCTGCTGCGGCTGCCCCTGGCTTTGCCCCCCAACGTGAGCCGGGAGCTGCTCCGCCAGTCCCCGGGCCCGCGCGCCAGCCTGCGCGTGGAGCTCCAAGAACTTCCCCGCAGGGCGGCCCGGAGGACGCGAGCGCCGGGGCCCGACAAAGCGTGCGGAGAGGGAGGCGAGAATCGCTGCTGCCTCCGCTCCCAGCGCGTGTCCTTCAAAGAGATCGGCTGGGACAGCTGGGTGCTGGCGCCGCGTGAGTTCGAGATGCGCTTCTGCGAGGGCTCGTGCCCGCAGGGCTACCGGCCGGCCAGCATGCACGCGCAGCTCAAGGCGCGCCTGCACCGCGTCTCCCCCGCCTCGGTGGGCCCGCCCTGCTGCGTCCCCTCTGCATACGAGCCCATGCTGCTCATGCACTACGGCAGTGATGGGCTGATCGCGTTCACGCCCTACGAAGACCTGCTCCCCACGGACTGCCACTGCGCCTGA